A genomic segment from Chloroflexota bacterium encodes:
- a CDS encoding bifunctional homocysteine S-methyltransferase/methylenetetrahydrofolate reductase, whose protein sequence is MPQNAHQTFKQAIEKKPLLCDGAMGTLLHSFGYSLERCLDETNHLQPNLVLRAHSEYLSAGADVIETNTFGANRAKLEEYDLAEQVTAINEAGVRLAKQAVALSGRHAYVAGAVGPLGKGLAPFGPISSKTARSVYGEQIGVLAEGGVDLLLLETFSDLDEITVAVEMAHQVAPGIPIVALMTFVEARRTMAGHSPEDVANALCDLGVTLSGANCSAGPALVLRVARRMQLACPRLNYAAQPNAGYPTRQSGRLLYPSSPAYFADFAQQAAAAGMQFIGGCCGTTPAHTAAMAEALRRPPLDPAVLPVLPPVRELELGEPPLPTQLEGMLGKEFIITVEMHPPRGIDSTQMLADSGRLKEAGANILNVADSPLARMRMSPWACAYLIQEQLGLETILHFPTRGRNLLRVQGDLLAAHALGVRNLFVVMGDPTHIGDYPDASDSYDVVPSGLIRLISHNLNQGRDQAGNPIGQPTGFVAGCALNLGAPKMARELRVLGKKLDGGARFALTQPVFDIQLLRDFVAVFGKQPPLPLIMGLLPLYTARHARFLHHEVPGMSIPPEILSRMETADEQGRSREEGIRIARELLLAARPMIQGVYLMPPFRRYDIAAEVMGALR, encoded by the coding sequence ATGCCCCAAAATGCCCATCAAACCTTCAAGCAGGCCATAGAAAAAAAACCACTGCTTTGCGACGGCGCCATGGGAACGCTGCTGCACAGCTTTGGTTACTCCCTGGAACGCTGTCTGGACGAGACCAATCACCTTCAGCCCAACCTGGTCCTGCGCGCCCATTCCGAATACCTGTCTGCGGGCGCTGACGTCATAGAGACCAACACATTTGGCGCCAACCGGGCCAAGTTGGAGGAATACGATCTGGCGGAACAGGTGACTGCCATCAACGAGGCCGGTGTACGTCTGGCAAAGCAGGCTGTCGCCCTCTCCGGTCGCCACGCCTATGTGGCGGGAGCCGTAGGTCCGCTGGGCAAGGGACTGGCCCCGTTCGGTCCCATCTCCAGCAAGACAGCCCGAAGCGTCTACGGGGAACAGATCGGCGTCCTGGCAGAGGGTGGCGTGGACCTGCTGCTACTGGAGACCTTCAGCGATCTGGACGAAATCACTGTCGCCGTCGAAATGGCCCACCAGGTAGCCCCTGGCATACCCATCGTGGCACTGATGACCTTCGTCGAGGCCCGGCGCACCATGGCAGGCCACTCACCTGAGGATGTGGCCAATGCTCTGTGTGATCTGGGGGTCACCCTTTCCGGCGCGAATTGCAGCGCCGGTCCAGCTCTGGTATTGCGCGTTGCCCGGCGCATGCAGCTGGCCTGCCCCCGGTTGAATTATGCCGCTCAACCCAACGCAGGTTACCCAACCAGGCAAAGTGGCCGGCTGCTCTATCCCTCCAGTCCAGCCTACTTCGCCGACTTCGCCCAACAGGCTGCCGCGGCCGGTATGCAGTTCATCGGCGGTTGCTGCGGGACAACCCCGGCGCATACGGCAGCCATGGCAGAGGCACTGCGTCGCCCGCCGCTGGATCCGGCGGTTCTTCCGGTGCTGCCACCGGTGCGGGAATTGGAGTTGGGCGAACCACCACTGCCAACACAGTTGGAAGGGATGCTTGGCAAAGAGTTCATCATCACCGTTGAAATGCACCCACCCCGGGGCATCGACTCGACCCAAATGCTGGCCGATTCCGGCCGGTTGAAGGAAGCAGGCGCCAACATCTTGAACGTGGCGGATAGCCCCCTGGCGCGCATGCGAATGAGTCCCTGGGCCTGCGCCTACCTGATCCAGGAACAGCTGGGCCTGGAAACGATTCTGCACTTCCCAACTCGCGGTCGTAACCTGCTGAGGGTTCAAGGCGATCTGCTGGCAGCCCATGCCCTGGGAGTCCGCAATCTTTTTGTGGTTATGGGTGATCCCACCCATATCGGCGACTATCCTGATGCCAGCGACTCCTATGATGTGGTACCTTCCGGCCTGATCCGGCTCATCAGTCATAACCTGAACCAGGGCCGCGATCAGGCGGGCAACCCCATCGGACAGCCGACCGGCTTTGTGGCTGGATGTGCACTTAACCTGGGCGCACCCAAGATGGCGCGCGAGCTGCGGGTGCTGGGAAAAAAGCTCGACGGTGGCGCGCGGTTTGCCCTTACCCAGCCGGTGTTCGACATCCAGCTGCTGCGAGATTTTGTGGCCGTTTTTGGCAAACAACCGCCGCTGCCGCTGATCATGGGACTACTACCCCTCTACACAGCCCGACACGCTCGTTTCCTGCATCACGAGGTTCCCGGGATGTCGATCCCTCCGGAGATTCTGAGCCGCATGGAAACTGCGGACGAGCAGGGACGGTCCCGGGAGGAAGGCATCCGGATTGCCCGGGAATTGCTGCTGGCCGCCCGGCCAATGATCCAGGGCGTCTACCTCATGCCGCCCTTCCGCCGCTACGATATAGCTGCTGAAGTTATGGGTGCGCTGCGTTGA
- the def gene encoding peptide deformylase, with the protein MGVREISLIGDEILRKKARKVKKFDRKLHQLIDDMVETMRDAPGIGLAAPQVGVSQRVIVVEFPEDEEDLESNRLYEVVNPQIVFASEDIVEGEEGCLSIPDILGEVWRAQMVVLKGQDRNGKTQRLEAHDWLARVFQHEVDHLDGVLFIDHAEGPHKLRRLVLVEDEDGVERLTAVPF; encoded by the coding sequence ATGGGTGTCAGAGAGATAAGCCTGATCGGCGACGAGATTCTACGAAAGAAAGCACGTAAGGTAAAAAAATTCGATCGGAAGCTGCACCAACTGATCGATGACATGGTGGAGACAATGCGCGATGCGCCGGGGATCGGCCTGGCTGCCCCCCAGGTGGGTGTGTCGCAGCGGGTAATCGTGGTTGAGTTTCCGGAGGACGAAGAGGATCTGGAGAGCAACAGATTGTACGAGGTTGTCAATCCTCAGATCGTCTTTGCCAGCGAGGATATCGTCGAGGGGGAGGAGGGCTGCCTTTCTATTCCGGACATTCTGGGAGAAGTCTGGCGGGCCCAGATGGTGGTTCTGAAAGGACAGGACCGCAACGGAAAAACCCAGCGCCTGGAGGCCCACGACTGGCTTGCCCGGGTGTTTCAGCACGAGGTCGATCACCTGGATGGTGTGCTTTTCATCGATCACGCAGAAGGACCTCATAAACTGCGCCGTCTGGTGCTGGTCGAGGACGAAGATGGCGTGGAAAGGTTGACTGCCGTTCCTTTTTAG
- a CDS encoding cytochrome c3 family protein: MKIPKPLITLPLFVFLMVAVVLMMTTAAAATSEPASHAPSVLLQDAEGEGCLSCHEGIELIRAEDSGMMKDLRDRGECTACHGGDPGITGTPDDDEAVEAAHTGAPDTLPFTEFYPDPGSVWVAQDTCGQCHTDYAHVLERSLMNTEAGKIQGNLWTWGVLDSQKVIYGNYDVTDSETLFGSDAYKEIMQGFKAAYPDQFPDSLEMLLNPTVEEVEADPSLAGFTYQRQQCQRCHVGVTGRSRRGDWRGMGCSSCHIPYGNEGFYEGGDPTVPTDEEGHLLIHSIQGTREARNGIPSETCNSCHNRGKRIGVSFQGLMEFPYGTPIDDTGGKQPRLHTKQYLFIKADLHHEQQSRPENPEGGMLCQDCHTSIEMHGDGNIFGTTLSQVEIECADCHGTSDAYPWELPLGYGEEFSDELSGEPRGVAGLTDLQTTDGTLYDPEDGYLLSARGNPLGNVTRASDGKVIVHSATDRDFFAPLLKTIAEADEWISLDADVAMDKVGAHMEALECYACHADWAPQCYGCHVDVNYGENQDGDQLTDTDWVASGNDKNDDGTHNSVKSPGKVSESRSYLRWEQPILGINGEGRVTPLIPGCQVIFTVRGPEGDTWTHNEIARTPPGTEGSGPEGQRGLDMAPVQPHTAGREARTCESCHSNPKSLGYGTDGGRYLRGYTEDRYVDLMDADGNVIPQNVQVQMPAIPDLPMDLSQIVDPETGQQMMTVGSHWPDSRPLDENQRVRMERTGVCMGCHQNMADPAFWNDQVIASFGEVISNDEHINVMNEVINASVMQPVSAGMGDKSTTMAPPTSAAAVAAVNLAPIEDKITNVESMADEAQATAQDAQMAAGAAQSAADEAQSTAEDAMAKAQAAETTATQAEVGFTEMQAEAENAASATSKTGLWVIVALLLGLIAGGGAVYFARK; encoded by the coding sequence ATGAAGATCCCTAAACCCCTGATAACCCTCCCGCTATTTGTCTTCCTCATGGTCGCTGTTGTCCTGATGATGACGACGGCTGCGGCCGCCACATCGGAGCCCGCCAGCCATGCCCCCAGCGTGCTTCTGCAGGACGCCGAGGGCGAAGGCTGTCTATCCTGTCACGAGGGCATCGAGTTGATCCGCGCCGAGGACAGTGGCATGATGAAGGACCTGCGCGATCGGGGAGAGTGTACCGCATGCCACGGTGGTGATCCTGGAATCACCGGAACCCCCGATGACGACGAGGCCGTTGAAGCTGCCCATACAGGTGCACCGGATACACTTCCGTTCACCGAGTTCTACCCCGATCCCGGTAGCGTATGGGTAGCACAGGACACGTGTGGCCAATGCCATACCGATTATGCCCACGTACTCGAGCGCTCTCTCATGAACACCGAGGCTGGCAAGATCCAGGGCAACCTTTGGACCTGGGGCGTTCTCGATAGCCAGAAGGTGATCTACGGGAACTACGACGTCACCGATTCGGAAACGCTCTTCGGTAGTGACGCCTACAAGGAGATCATGCAGGGGTTCAAGGCAGCCTATCCTGACCAATTCCCCGACTCCCTGGAAATGTTGCTCAACCCCACCGTCGAGGAAGTCGAGGCTGACCCCAGCCTGGCTGGATTTACCTACCAGCGGCAACAGTGCCAGCGCTGCCATGTGGGCGTCACAGGGCGTTCCCGGCGTGGCGACTGGCGAGGCATGGGTTGCTCATCCTGTCATATTCCCTACGGCAACGAAGGATTCTACGAGGGTGGCGACCCTACCGTTCCCACCGACGAAGAGGGACACCTGCTGATTCACTCCATTCAGGGCACGCGGGAGGCTCGAAACGGTATTCCCAGCGAAACCTGCAACTCCTGTCACAACCGTGGCAAACGCATTGGCGTGAGCTTTCAGGGACTCATGGAATTCCCCTACGGCACACCGATCGATGACACCGGCGGCAAGCAGCCCAGACTGCACACGAAACAATATCTTTTCATCAAGGCAGACCTGCACCATGAGCAGCAGAGCAGGCCGGAGAATCCTGAAGGAGGCATGTTGTGCCAGGATTGCCATACTAGCATCGAGATGCACGGGGATGGCAATATCTTTGGCACAACCCTGAGCCAGGTGGAGATCGAATGTGCTGACTGTCACGGTACCTCCGACGCCTATCCCTGGGAACTGCCGTTGGGTTACGGGGAGGAGTTCTCCGACGAGTTGTCGGGAGAGCCTCGCGGTGTAGCTGGTCTCACCGATCTGCAGACAACTGACGGCACTCTCTATGATCCGGAGGATGGCTATCTGCTCAGTGCCAGGGGAAATCCCTTAGGTAACGTTACTCGTGCCTCCGACGGCAAGGTGATAGTCCATTCGGCAACCGATCGCGATTTTTTTGCGCCATTGCTCAAGACAATCGCCGAGGCGGATGAGTGGATCAGCCTGGATGCTGACGTGGCCATGGACAAGGTGGGTGCGCACATGGAAGCGCTTGAGTGTTACGCCTGTCATGCTGATTGGGCTCCCCAATGCTACGGATGCCATGTGGATGTGAACTACGGTGAAAACCAGGATGGCGATCAACTCACCGATACCGACTGGGTCGCTTCGGGCAATGACAAGAACGATGACGGTACCCACAACAGTGTCAAATCGCCAGGCAAGGTCAGTGAAAGCCGGTCTTATCTGAGATGGGAGCAGCCAATTCTGGGCATCAACGGTGAAGGACGGGTCACGCCCCTGATCCCTGGATGCCAGGTGATCTTCACAGTTCGCGGTCCTGAGGGTGATACATGGACCCACAACGAGATTGCTCGAACTCCTCCAGGTACGGAGGGTTCTGGACCAGAGGGCCAACGGGGCCTGGACATGGCGCCCGTACAGCCTCACACGGCAGGACGCGAGGCACGCACCTGCGAGAGCTGCCATTCCAATCCCAAGTCTCTGGGCTACGGGACCGATGGTGGTCGCTATCTGCGTGGCTACACAGAAGATCGTTATGTGGATTTGATGGATGCCGACGGCAATGTCATTCCCCAGAACGTTCAGGTACAGATGCCGGCCATTCCCGATCTGCCAATGGATCTGAGCCAGATTGTCGATCCTGAGACCGGCCAGCAGATGATGACAGTCGGTTCTCATTGGCCTGACTCCCGACCTCTGGACGAGAATCAACGGGTCCGGATGGAGCGGACTGGTGTCTGCATGGGCTGTCATCAGAACATGGCCGATCCGGCCTTCTGGAACGATCAGGTTATTGCCAGCTTTGGCGAAGTGATCTCCAATGACGAGCACATCAACGTCATGAACGAGGTGATCAATGCCTCGGTGATGCAGCCGGTGTCGGCCGGCATGGGTGACAAGAGTACGACCATGGCGCCACCCACTTCAGCGGCTGCCGTTGCAGCTGTCAATCTGGCACCTATCGAGGATAAGATCACCAATGTTGAGTCCATGGCGGACGAGGCCCAGGCTACCGCCCAGGATGCACAGATGGCCGCGGGTGCAGCGCAGTCCGCTGCAGATGAGGCCCAGTCGACGGCAGAGGATGCTATGGCGAAGGCCCAGGCTGCTGAAACCACGGCTACCCAGGCCGAAGTTGGTTTTACTGAGATGCAGGCGGAAGCCGAAAACGCCGCATCTGCCACCAGCAAAACCGGGTTGTGGGTCATCGTAGCATTGCTGCTGGGCTTGATTGCCGGCGGCGGCGCGGTCTACTTCGCTCGCAAGTAG
- a CDS encoding tetratricopeptide repeat protein has product MTERSSFARRRPFLVGAIVGGTVCLLVLLIGFLVTNSQAQRVAADQQDSPESQALLLEAAAQDQIDLGNHETAVALLTRAIDLAPHRSEFFYTRAIAHSGLEDFDKALSDFDVAVEANPHWALPLAGRGTAHNAMGNLDSAISDLSDAIHLEPGEASLYTNRGQVYHQRGELELARDDFNLAVQLAPDSVAARFNRGVLLYAVGRAEDAVEDFSHIIAIDPLQAPSYLNRGLILAELDEADLARADLEQFIALSENPEWVDLARNALAQLDGES; this is encoded by the coding sequence GTGACCGAACGTTCTAGCTTTGCCAGACGACGGCCCTTTCTGGTAGGAGCTATCGTGGGCGGCACTGTCTGCCTGCTGGTGCTTCTTATCGGATTCCTGGTGACCAACAGCCAGGCACAGAGGGTCGCGGCCGATCAACAGGATTCTCCGGAATCGCAGGCTCTTTTGCTGGAAGCGGCTGCCCAGGATCAGATCGATCTCGGCAATCACGAAACTGCGGTGGCGTTGCTCACGCGGGCCATCGACCTTGCTCCCCATCGCTCGGAGTTTTTTTATACCCGGGCGATCGCCCATTCCGGCCTCGAAGACTTCGATAAGGCACTGAGTGATTTTGACGTTGCCGTCGAGGCCAATCCTCATTGGGCACTTCCGCTGGCAGGCCGCGGGACCGCTCATAACGCCATGGGCAATCTGGACTCGGCGATTTCCGACCTGAGCGACGCCATTCACCTCGAACCTGGTGAAGCAAGCCTTTACACCAACCGGGGCCAAGTCTATCATCAGCGAGGGGAGCTGGAGTTGGCCAGAGATGATTTCAACCTGGCTGTGCAGTTGGCTCCCGATTCGGTAGCAGCCCGTTTTAACCGCGGTGTGCTTCTCTATGCTGTCGGCAGAGCCGAAGACGCAGTGGAGGACTTCAGCCACATCATCGCTATCGATCCTCTCCAGGCGCCTTCCTATCTCAACCGGGGGCTAATTCTGGCCGAGTTAGATGAGGCAGATCTCGCCCGTGCTGATCTTGAGCAGTTTATTGCGCTAAGCGAGAACCCGGAATGGGTCGATCTGGCGAGAAACGCATTGGCCCAACTGGATGGTGAGTCATGA
- a CDS encoding FAD-dependent oxidoreductase has translation MTEKYQVQVPNLAYYQDQVKCQAACPVRTDARGYVTAIARGDLEEAYRIARNPNPLASICGRVCNAPCETACRRGDIDEPVAIRPLKRLVTERYGVEALGPSAEIGEPETSNATIRSRTALEELAQTPGRRSGRVAVMGSGPAGLGCAHDLAMLGHHVTIFDSAPASGGMLRTGIPLYRLDRDLLDAEIRSIIDLGVNLRLDTVIGEEVTLDYLRVNYDAVFLGTGLGEGRSLRIPGADLDGVLKAVDFLLNVNMGYRVDLGEKVIVIGGGNVAADAARMALRQQQAGETPLADADQRKLEAQAASSMAPGEDESLHAAVDVARTAVRLGAPEVQMIALESWAELPASEIEVEESLEEGVQIQPGFGPHEILGQNGTVVGLQTLDVAKVFDENGRFNPEFVENSERIWPCDTIILAIGQAADLSYLGENHGIEVSPRGLIVADTETGATTAPGVYAGGDVVYGPRILIDAVRDGQRSARAIDSQIHGMDLRTRIDFDWTVEWEHKMPEGYTERERSAVPILELDRRVGIAEVETGYDVSEAMLQAERCLKCGINTIFDGSKCILCNGCVDVCPWSCLKIVRVNDMAGDPALAAVVQAMFGSDFSSQADSEIPASAMLKDDTLCTRCGLCAERCPTDAITMETFSFTETMHYVDPPTTH, from the coding sequence ATGACCGAGAAATACCAGGTCCAGGTGCCCAATCTGGCGTACTACCAGGATCAGGTTAAGTGCCAGGCCGCCTGCCCCGTTCGCACCGATGCCCGCGGCTATGTCACGGCCATCGCCAGAGGTGACCTGGAGGAAGCCTACCGGATCGCGCGCAACCCCAATCCGCTGGCGTCAATCTGCGGCCGGGTGTGCAATGCACCCTGCGAGACCGCCTGTCGCCGGGGTGACATCGATGAGCCTGTCGCTATCCGTCCTCTCAAGCGCTTGGTTACGGAGCGCTACGGCGTGGAAGCGCTGGGTCCCTCGGCCGAAATCGGCGAACCGGAAACGAGCAATGCCACCATTCGCTCTCGCACCGCCCTGGAAGAACTTGCACAGACGCCGGGACGTCGATCTGGTCGGGTCGCTGTAATGGGATCTGGTCCGGCAGGCCTGGGCTGTGCCCATGATCTGGCCATGCTGGGGCACCATGTTACCATATTCGACTCGGCGCCGGCCAGCGGCGGCATGTTGCGCACTGGCATTCCCCTCTATCGACTGGATCGAGACCTGCTCGACGCCGAGATTCGAAGTATCATCGATCTGGGTGTGAATTTGCGCCTGGATACGGTCATCGGCGAGGAAGTCACCCTGGACTATCTGCGCGTCAATTATGACGCTGTCTTTCTGGGCACTGGTTTGGGCGAGGGACGCTCCCTGCGGATTCCCGGGGCGGATCTGGATGGCGTTCTGAAGGCGGTTGACTTCCTGCTCAATGTCAACATGGGCTACAGGGTGGACTTGGGCGAGAAGGTAATCGTGATTGGCGGAGGCAACGTTGCCGCCGATGCTGCCCGCATGGCATTGCGCCAACAGCAAGCGGGCGAGACTCCCCTGGCCGATGCCGACCAACGGAAATTGGAAGCCCAGGCTGCATCCTCTATGGCACCGGGGGAGGATGAGTCCCTGCACGCTGCTGTGGATGTCGCCCGCACCGCGGTGCGTCTGGGCGCACCGGAAGTGCAGATGATTGCGCTGGAATCGTGGGCGGAGCTGCCTGCCAGCGAGATCGAGGTGGAGGAATCCCTGGAAGAGGGGGTGCAGATCCAGCCCGGCTTTGGACCTCACGAAATCCTGGGTCAGAATGGTACCGTTGTTGGGCTGCAGACGCTGGACGTGGCCAAAGTGTTTGATGAAAACGGCCGCTTCAATCCCGAGTTTGTGGAAAACAGTGAGCGAATCTGGCCATGTGATACGATCATTCTGGCAATCGGACAGGCTGCTGATCTGAGTTATCTTGGCGAGAATCATGGCATAGAGGTCAGTCCTCGAGGCTTGATCGTGGCCGATACTGAGACCGGGGCCACCACTGCCCCTGGTGTATATGCAGGTGGCGACGTGGTTTATGGCCCGCGTATTCTTATTGATGCGGTCCGCGACGGGCAGCGGTCTGCCAGGGCCATCGATAGCCAGATCCATGGCATGGATCTGAGAACCCGTATAGACTTCGACTGGACGGTCGAGTGGGAACATAAGATGCCAGAGGGATACACCGAGCGCGAACGCAGCGCCGTGCCCATCCTGGAACTGGATCGCCGCGTCGGAATCGCCGAGGTGGAAACCGGTTATGACGTGTCCGAGGCGATGTTGCAGGCTGAACGTTGCCTGAAGTGCGGCATCAACACCATCTTCGACGGCTCCAAGTGTATTCTCTGCAACGGCTGTGTGGATGTCTGTCCGTGGAGCTGCCTAAAGATTGTGCGCGTCAACGATATGGCCGGGGACCCGGCATTGGCAGCTGTCGTGCAGGCAATGTTTGGCTCAGATTTCTCATCCCAGGCTGATAGCGAAATCCCCGCTTCAGCCATGCTCAAGGATGATACGCTGTGTACCCGGTGTGGCCTGTGTGCAGAGCGCTGCCCGACGGACGCTATTACAATGGAAACCTTCTCCTTCACGGAGACCATGCATTACGTCGATCCACCTACCACCCACTAG
- a CDS encoding cytochrome b N-terminal domain-containing protein, which produces MSRLTEGITRSRVWRSFFRHGWPDDELNRSLIMTTNIYFHLHPVKVNRQSIKATYSWGLGILATILFIILGITGTLLMFYYVPSTEQAYQNIVDLQTKVSYGQLIRNFHRWSAQGMVLIVVLHMMRVFYTGAYKPPREFNWIVGVVLLLLTLGASFTGYLLPWDQLSYWAITVGTNVAGYAPVVGPDMRMMLLGGFEVGQAALTRFYALHIIVIPGALLLLISLHLWRVRKDGGLAAQNKIDDSLDIRGD; this is translated from the coding sequence ATGTCAAGACTGACAGAAGGTATTACAAGGTCGCGGGTCTGGCGATCCTTCTTCCGTCATGGGTGGCCCGATGATGAACTCAACCGTTCGTTGATAATGACCACGAACATCTACTTTCACCTTCATCCCGTGAAGGTGAACCGCCAAAGCATCAAAGCCACCTACAGTTGGGGCCTGGGTATACTGGCGACCATTTTGTTCATCATCCTGGGGATAACTGGTACCTTGCTCATGTTCTATTATGTGCCCTCCACGGAGCAGGCGTATCAGAACATTGTGGATCTCCAAACCAAGGTGTCCTATGGGCAATTGATACGAAATTTCCATCGATGGTCTGCCCAGGGAATGGTATTGATCGTTGTGCTGCACATGATGCGCGTCTTTTATACGGGCGCCTACAAACCGCCTAGAGAGTTCAACTGGATTGTTGGCGTCGTGCTGCTCCTGTTGACCCTGGGAGCCAGCTTCACCGGCTATTTGCTGCCATGGGATCAGCTCTCCTACTGGGCCATTACTGTGGGCACCAATGTCGCCGGCTACGCACCGGTTGTTGGACCCGATATGCGCATGATGTTGTTGGGTGGTTTTGAGGTTGGCCAGGCGGCCCTGACACGCTTCTACGCCTTGCACATTATTGTCATTCCCGGAGCGTTGCTTTTGCTCATCTCCCTGCATCTCTGGCGGGTGCGGAAGGATGGTGGATTGGCAGCGCAGAACAAGATCGATGACAGCCTGGACATTCGAGGAGATTGA
- a CDS encoding Rieske 2Fe-2S domain-containing protein produces the protein MEKNEQDKKVSRRQFFGIAWTLALIAAGAQALVGLRSFLTPILEAGAFGTVVKAGRVDEFELPSVNYFREARFYLVRNELGFLALYRKCTHLGCVVPWDAPANEFNCPCHSSLFTREGAVISGPAPRPMDMFPVTIKDDIVFVDTGQVVERTAVHPEQITPV, from the coding sequence ATGGAAAAAAACGAGCAGGACAAAAAGGTCAGCCGTCGGCAGTTCTTCGGCATCGCCTGGACTCTGGCACTGATCGCGGCAGGTGCTCAAGCTCTGGTGGGACTTCGTTCCTTCCTGACGCCGATTCTCGAGGCGGGCGCCTTTGGCACCGTGGTCAAGGCAGGCAGGGTGGATGAGTTCGAGCTACCATCGGTCAACTATTTTCGGGAAGCCCGCTTCTACCTTGTGCGAAACGAGTTGGGCTTTCTGGCACTCTATCGCAAGTGTACCCATCTGGGCTGTGTTGTGCCGTGGGATGCGCCTGCAAATGAATTCAACTGCCCATGCCACAGTTCCCTCTTCACGAGGGAAGGCGCGGTCATCAGCGGTCCTGCCCCTCGGCCAATGGATATGTTCCCGGTGACGATCAAGGACGACATCGTCTTCGTCGACACCGGCCAGGTCGTCGAGCGTACTGCCGTCCATCCCGAACAGATAACCCCGGTCTAG
- a CDS encoding c-type cytochrome has product MKEPNYSFLAYLGVVLTLAAILVLGLFSLKQPGQMYSSAKAHEHEAIERGDEVFEHDCATCHGVHGEGVRGSGPALNTQEFLSEAVDGLIFNTITDGRPGTSMPAWGQVRGGPYTAQVVDDLVAYIRSWEATAPSVEEMVFQGDPVSGAVLFSTTCYACHGVAGEGTAGGVALNDPERLARLTDDYYRDTIRRGRPDRGMPTWGSVLSPEEVEDLLAYIRSWQIEPPAIMADLGGDLTRGKEIFTSTCVACHGEGGIGTDLAPRLAEAPVLNDPHQVHTVVSEGRLDKGMPNWGQVLSPAEINDVVAYVSTLRADGSVAGETLVEEDDSLDRAQFLFLQQCAECHGLTGEGKDDKPALVDNEFVQTNDDQALFNIVAGGRANTAMEGFSGELSDEEIQEIIKLLHTWQ; this is encoded by the coding sequence ATGAAAGAGCCCAATTACAGTTTCCTTGCCTATCTCGGCGTCGTCCTTACCCTGGCAGCGATCCTGGTACTCGGACTGTTTTCGCTCAAGCAGCCAGGCCAGATGTACTCGAGCGCCAAAGCCCATGAACATGAAGCCATTGAACGCGGGGATGAAGTCTTCGAGCATGACTGTGCGACTTGTCACGGTGTCCATGGCGAAGGAGTTCGGGGAAGTGGACCGGCCTTGAATACTCAGGAGTTCCTGTCGGAAGCTGTCGACGGCTTGATCTTCAATACCATCACCGATGGACGCCCGGGCACCTCGATGCCTGCCTGGGGCCAGGTGCGGGGTGGACCCTACACGGCGCAGGTCGTCGACGACCTGGTGGCATACATACGTTCCTGGGAGGCCACCGCACCGTCGGTGGAAGAAATGGTTTTCCAGGGCGACCCCGTTTCTGGCGCCGTGCTCTTTTCAACCACCTGCTATGCCTGTCATGGTGTGGCGGGAGAGGGAACTGCCGGAGGGGTGGCGCTGAATGATCCGGAGCGCCTGGCCCGCCTGACCGATGATTACTATCGGGATACGATCAGGCGGGGCAGACCGGATCGCGGCATGCCAACCTGGGGGTCGGTGTTATCGCCCGAGGAGGTCGAGGACCTGCTGGCTTACATTCGAAGCTGGCAGATCGAGCCGCCGGCAATCATGGCTGATCTGGGCGGCGATCTTACTCGTGGCAAGGAGATCTTTACCTCTACCTGCGTGGCCTGCCACGGTGAAGGGGGTATTGGCACTGATCTTGCCCCCAGGCTGGCCGAAGCGCCAGTGTTGAACGATCCTCACCAGGTCCATACGGTTGTCAGTGAGGGGCGGCTGGACAAGGGAATGCCCAATTGGGGCCAGGTATTGTCACCGGCCGAGATCAATGACGTCGTCGCCTACGTATCTACCTTGAGAGCCGATGGATCGGTCGCCGGGGAGACACTGGTCGAAGAGGATGATTCCCTGGACCGGGCCCAATTTCTCTTCCTGCAGCAGTGTGCTGAATGCCACGGCCTGACAGGTGAGGGCAAGGACGATAAGCCGGCGTTGGTTGACAATGAGTTCGTGCAGACCAACGACGACCAGGCACTTTTCAATATTGTCGCCGGTGGCCGGGCGAATACCGCAATGGAGGGGTTCTCGGGCGAGTTGAGCGATGAGGAAATCCAGGAGATCATCAAACTGCTTCACACCTGGCAGTGA
- a CDS encoding metalloregulator ArsR/SmtB family transcription factor, whose translation MPAIEIDCVEFCKALADETRQGILQLLRQKGELCVGDIVEVFDSTQPTISHHLRQLRNVGLVTSRKQGKLVFYTLDQDNVIECCGMLMSKFAPVFSVQMLDHTSTADKE comes from the coding sequence ATGCCAGCCATCGAAATCGACTGCGTAGAATTCTGCAAGGCCCTTGCCGACGAGACGCGCCAGGGAATACTGCAGCTGTTGAGGCAGAAAGGAGAGCTGTGCGTGGGCGACATTGTGGAGGTTTTTGATTCCACCCAGCCCACCATTTCGCATCACCTGCGGCAGCTTCGCAATGTGGGCCTGGTCACCAGTCGAAAGCAGGGAAAACTGGTCTTCTATACCCTTGACCAGGACAATGTGATTGAATGCTGCGGGATGCTGATGAGTAAGTTCGCGCCGGTGTTTTCGGTTCAAATGCTGGACCATACGTCAACGGCGGACAAAGAATAA